The following are from one region of the Nicotiana tabacum cultivar K326 chromosome 3, ASM71507v2, whole genome shotgun sequence genome:
- the LOC107794402 gene encoding putative late blight resistance protein homolog R1B-16 gives MFVHGVVSQIHVKKRLLLELLGYEFERHVEIERSEDELILQVQRCLEKKRYLIVIDDVWSTAIWDDLVSFFPDNNKKSRIIVTTRLDHELPSSVKMFCYTHHLSFLVEDKSWLLLQKTVFKEEISCPQELEEIGKKIAKSCAGLPLAVILIGSLLARLDKKRGYWTKVAKRLSANAKVAGEAEWYMDIIELNYKHLPHYLKPCFLYFGLFLEDKEVSVKKLIRLWVAEGFGQSNEVKIAEHIAMGYLIDLIASNIVMVAQRFPLGGIKSVRLHDLVLDFCLSKAKEENFSLKIDRSHAFDPAASTTNSSSDIQRFLVCSKLHHFIKWLRPTQRIHSLRLYPHTNETNKFIPSGAFSSDLFKSSLTVLDLENVVIEASALEDITSLIHLRYLSISGNFSEIPPAISNLTNLETLAARPKSGTLTLPGSMWDMINLKHVDISEGEVHFDVVGAEKEDVFELEKLESFSKVVLVNEDDISEMCNRAPNLVQLQLMTMEHWGSLFSSLNCLIYLETLAIYHRGYFPMSGISLIFPQSLKELALSCCGFSWDEISRIGSLPNLEVLNLLLSAFTGRKWTVGVGGFVNLRFLKIEHSSIKHWNMSVDSFPCLEQLVLRWCDKLEEIPSSFGCMPSLQRIEAHCCCPSATKSAVKIRNMQRDDMKNSDFKLITYLNY, from the exons ATGTTCGTTCATGGCGTTGTCTCTCAAATCCATGTCAAAAAaagattattgcttgaattgttggGCTATGAATTTGAACGCCATGTTGAAATCGAGAGGAGTGAAGATGAATTAATCCTACAAGTACAAAGGTGTCTAGAGAAAAAGAGATATTTAATAGTTATAGATGATGTATGGAGCACTGCTATATGGGATGACTTAGTCAGTTTTTTCCCAGATAACAACAAAAAGAGTAGAATTATTGTAACTACTAGGCTTGATCATGAATTGCCTTCTTCTGTAAAAATGTTTTGCTATACTCATCATCTTTCGTTTCTCGTGGAAGATAAAAGTTGGTTGTTATTACAGAAGACAGTATTTAAGGAAGAAATTAGCTGCCCTCAAGAACTCGAGGAAATAGGGAAGAAGATAGCAAAAAGTTGTGCAGGACTGCCTCTTGCAGTTATTTTGATAGGTAGTCTTCTTGCAAGATTGGACAAGAAAAGAGGCTATTGGACTAAAGTTGCTAAAAGGTTAAGTGCAAATGCAAAAGTGGCTGGTGAGGCAGAGTGGTACATGGACATAATAGAGTTAAATTACAAGCATTTACCACATTATTTAAAACCATGCTTTCTTTACTTTGGTTTGTTTCTTGAGGATAAGGAAGTGTCAGTTAAGAAGTTGATACGGTTGTGGGTTGCTGAAGGTTTTGGACAAAGTAATGAGGTGAAGATCGCAGAGCATATTGCGATGGGCTATTTGATTGATCTAATTGCAAGCAATATTGTTATGGTTGCTCAAAGATTTCCCCTTGGAGGCATAAAATCTGTTCGTCTTCATGATTTGGTTCTAGATTTTTGTTTGAGTAAAGCTAAAGAAGAGAACTTTTCGTTAAAAATTGATAG ATCTCATGCTTTTGATCCTGCTGCTTCTACTACTAATTCATCTAGTGATATACAACGGTTCCTAGTTTGCTCTAAACTGCATCACTTCATCAAGTGGCTTCGTCCAACTCAGCGCATCCATAGTTTGAGGTTATATCCCCACACTAATGAAACGAACAAATTCATACCAAGTGGAGCATTTAGTTCAGACTTGTTCAAATCATCACTTACAGTACTGGACTTGGAGAACGTTGTGATCGAGGCTTCAGCTCTCGAGGACataacatccttgattcatttaaggTACTTATCAATTTCTGGAAATTTTAGCGAAATTCCACCAGCCATATCGAACCTTACAAACCTGGAAACTTTAGCCGCGAGACCAAAAAGTGGTACCTTAACTCTTCCAGGGTCTATGTGGGACATGATAAACTTAAAGCATGTCGATATAAGTGAAGGGGAAGTTCATTTCGACGTTGTTGGGGCAGAAAAAGAAGATGTTTTCGAGTTAGAGAAATTAGAGAGCTTTTCAAAAGTAGTTTTAGTAAATGAGGATGATATAAGTGAAATGTGCAACAGAGCACCAAACTTGGTCCAACTTCAACTTATGACTATGGAGCATTGGGGCTCTTTGTTCAGTTCTCTCAACTGTCTAATATATCTTGAAACACTAGCTATTTATCACCGTGGTTATTTTCCAATGAGTGGAATTAGCTTGATCTTCCCTCAAAGCCTAAAAGAGTTAGCTTTATCTTGTTGTGGCTTCTCTTGGGATGAAATTTCAAGAATTGGTTCATTACCAAACCTTGAGGTGCTAAACCTACTTCTTTCTGCCTTCACTGGTAGAAAATGGACAGTTGGTGTTGGAGGTTTCGTTAATCTAAGGTTCTTGAAGATCGAACATAGTTCGATCAAACATTGGAACATGTCAGTGGATTCATTTCCCTGTCTCGAGCAATTGGTGTTGCGTTGGTGCGATAAACTTGAGGAGATACCTTCGAGTTTTGGGTGCATGCCTTCACTGCAGAGGATTGAGGCGCACTGTTGTTGCCCCTCCGCCACAAAATCTGCCGTGAAAATTAGGAACATGCAGAGGGATGATATGAAAAATTCAGACTTCAAACTCATTACCTACTTAAATTATTAG
- the LOC107794401 gene encoding uncharacterized protein LOC107794401, whose product MENILNYLQMSLEFQIAHFIEVVKAKAIQVGIQHDGLLTVLTLCFVFYLIVVSTGHLWKNKKKKKRGKIQRVLTRSMSIGVLHGGELALERLVDYHQAKANVQLLDVTETELDSLLKEGLPDFKKLQRCIAKLEMSGKESKAVKILESAIKEARLKGKPHEAYEFEMLLVESLIYQGEFIKALSYECLNDEFITDARRPLYKAIIYLSLGYTEEEAKKFWWEFKRIRGHMKRSRNTQDVQLFEITTDFDKFMCIVKSLEEDIKQVKAKANKNK is encoded by the exons ATGGAAAATATATTAAACTATTTGCAAATGAGTTTGGAATTCCAAATAGCACATTTCATTGAAGTAGTGAAAGCAAAGGCAATCCAAGTCGGAATTCAACACGATGGACTGCTAACAGTTTTAACGTTATGTTTTGTTTTTTATCTAATAGTGGTTTCTACAGGTCATCTATGgaagaacaaaaaaaagaagaaaagagggaaAATTCAACGAGTATTAACGAGGTCAATGTCCATTGGAGTTTTACATGGAGGTGAATTGGCTCTTGAAAGACTAGTTGACTACCATCAAGCCAAGGCAAACGTTCAGTTGTTGGATGTTACAGAGACGGAGCTGGATTCTCTACTCAAGGAGGGCCTACCTGATTTCAAGAAACTACAA AGGTGTATTGCAAAGCTGGAAATGAGTGGAAAAGAAAGCAAGGCAGTGAAAATATTGGAGTCTGCAATAAAGGAAGCCCGGTTAAAGGGAAAGCCACATGAAGCTTATGAATTTGAGATGCTACTTGTGGAATCACTCATTTACCAG ggAGAATTCATTAAGGCGCTAAGTTATGAGTGCTTAAATGATGAATTTATTACCGATGCAAGGCGTCCACTTTATAAG GCTATAATATACCTCTCACTTgggtacactgaagaagaagcTAAAAAATTCTGGTGGGAGTTCAAAAGAATTAGAGGACATATGAAAAGATCACGCAATACACAAGATGTACAACTTTTTGAGATCACAACAGATTTCGACAAATTTATGTGCATTGTTAAGTCTCTCGAGGAAGATATCAAGCAGGTTAAAGCGAAAgccaacaaaaataaataa